In Corythoichthys intestinalis isolate RoL2023-P3 chromosome 4, ASM3026506v1, whole genome shotgun sequence, a genomic segment contains:
- the LOC130915431 gene encoding sodium channel subunit beta-1-like isoform X1 — protein sequence MSGLADAPVTLMMSVLLVGLQACSCTGACVEVDSDTEAVANRGFKMGCISCKRRGEVMATASVAWFFKASHDDDFSHIYNFEDQLGSILDERFESRMEWRGSTSTLDLQDGSIYIHNVTFNDTGTYRCVFSRMLLYNDYTFHTVSSKTINLRVVPKMTRGWASILSEVMMYVSIVGLQLWLLVEMIYCYRKISAAGEEALRENALSKCWRRDGFSHPPSASPSPPQQHARIGVGREAVDKSTTTVTKEKAKYELPIQS from the exons cttgcTCGTGCACAGGCGCGTGCGTGGAGGTGGACTCGGATACAGAGGCGGTGGCCAACCGAGGCTTTAAAATGGGCTGCATTTCGTGCAAGAGGAGGGGAGAGGTCATGGCCACTGCCAGCGTCGCTTGGTTCTTCAAGGCCTCGCACGACGACGACTTCTCACAC ATATACAATTTCGAGGACCAGCTTGGCTCCATTTTGGACGAGCGCTTTGAGTCCCGCATGGAGTGGCGCGGGAGCACGTCCACGCTGGACCTGCAGGACGGTTCCATCTACATCCACAATGTCACTTTCAATGACACGGGCACGTACAGGTGCGTCTTCAGCCGCATGCTCCTCTACAACGACTACACCTTCCACACCGTCAGCAGCAAGACCATCAACTTGCGTGTGGTGCCCAAAA TGACGCGGGGGTGGGCGTCCATTCTGTCGGAGGTGATGATGTACGTGTCTATCGTTGGTCTGCAACTGTGGCTGCTGGTGGAGATGATCTACTGCTACAGGAAGATCTCTGCTGCCGGCGAAGAGGCCTTGAGGGAGAACGC cTTGAGCAAGTGCTGGCGCAGGGATGGCTTCTCACATCCGCCTTCAGCATCACCTTCTCCTCCGCAGCAGCATGCCAGGATAGGAGTGGGAAGAGAGGCAGTGGACAAATCGACAACAACTGTTACAAAAGAAAAAGCTAAATATGAATTACCAAtacaatcatga
- the LOC130915431 gene encoding sodium channel subunit beta-1-like isoform X2, translated as MSGLADAPVTLMMSVLLVGLQACSCTGACVEVDSDTEAVANRGFKMGCISCKRRGEVMATASVAWFFKASHDDDFSHIYNFEDQLGSILDERFESRMEWRGSTSTLDLQDGSIYIHNVTFNDTGTYRCVFSRMLLYNDYTFHTVSSKTINLRVVPKMTRGWASILSEVMMYVSIVGLQLWLLVEMIYCYRKISAAGEEALRENAAEYLAIAPENKDICAAVQLEE; from the exons cttgcTCGTGCACAGGCGCGTGCGTGGAGGTGGACTCGGATACAGAGGCGGTGGCCAACCGAGGCTTTAAAATGGGCTGCATTTCGTGCAAGAGGAGGGGAGAGGTCATGGCCACTGCCAGCGTCGCTTGGTTCTTCAAGGCCTCGCACGACGACGACTTCTCACAC ATATACAATTTCGAGGACCAGCTTGGCTCCATTTTGGACGAGCGCTTTGAGTCCCGCATGGAGTGGCGCGGGAGCACGTCCACGCTGGACCTGCAGGACGGTTCCATCTACATCCACAATGTCACTTTCAATGACACGGGCACGTACAGGTGCGTCTTCAGCCGCATGCTCCTCTACAACGACTACACCTTCCACACCGTCAGCAGCAAGACCATCAACTTGCGTGTGGTGCCCAAAA TGACGCGGGGGTGGGCGTCCATTCTGTCGGAGGTGATGATGTACGTGTCTATCGTTGGTCTGCAACTGTGGCTGCTGGTGGAGATGATCTACTGCTACAGGAAGATCTCTGCTGCCGGCGAAGAGGCCTTGAGGGAGAACGC GGCCGAGTATTTAGCCATAGCGCCAGAAAACAAAGACATCTGCGCAGCTGTACAGCTGGAAGAGTAA